The following are encoded in a window of bacterium genomic DNA:
- a CDS encoding class I SAM-dependent methyltransferase, whose product MNLLFANCQRRITLPETTDAPRGAYSGHVTTRTSRHQLDRLAGASGLDVLDWGCGTADYRRPVESLGHRYVGLDASGSGADLLGDVHCLPFGDQAFDYVLTNAVLEHVTNPFLAVREVARVLKRGGKFAGSAAFLEPYHYGSLFHLSADGVVHVLECAGLRVDGVWPEEGWLVFDSLAQMHGPISWPSRKLLKMAGVIERLVRRRHYHPRSIGQARWLRSKSASEYRDDMLAITGQVDFVATKV is encoded by the coding sequence GTGAATCTTCTCTTCGCGAACTGTCAGAGGCGAATTACGCTTCCCGAGACCACTGACGCACCGCGCGGGGCATATTCGGGGCATGTAACTACTCGAACGAGTCGTCACCAGCTTGATCGCCTTGCCGGCGCTAGCGGCCTCGACGTTTTGGATTGGGGTTGCGGAACCGCCGATTATCGCCGTCCTGTCGAATCACTGGGACACCGATATGTTGGACTCGACGCTTCGGGGTCGGGAGCAGATTTGCTGGGGGATGTTCACTGCCTTCCCTTTGGCGACCAAGCGTTCGACTACGTCCTTACCAATGCCGTGCTCGAGCATGTAACGAACCCGTTTCTCGCGGTGCGCGAGGTGGCGCGGGTGTTGAAGCGAGGAGGGAAGTTCGCTGGCAGCGCTGCATTCTTGGAGCCCTATCACTACGGGTCGCTCTTTCATTTGAGCGCCGACGGTGTGGTTCACGTCTTGGAATGTGCAGGGCTGCGGGTGGACGGAGTATGGCCGGAAGAGGGCTGGCTCGTCTTTGACAGTCTGGCCCAAATGCATGGGCCGATCTCGTGGCCTAGTCGCAAGCTATTGAAGATGGCTGGAGTCATCGAGCGCCTTGTTCGCCGTCGGCACTACCACCCGAGATCGATTGGTCAGGCACGCTGGCTTCGTTCGAAGTCGGCCAGTGAGTATCGGGACGACATGCTCGCGATCACTGGACAGGTCGACTTCGTCGCGACCAAAGTCTGA